The DNA sequence TTGCCCGCCCCGGCCGGGCCGATGAGCAGGACGGCGAGCGTCGCGCCGCCGGTGCCGGCCCCGGCGGGCGGTGCGGGCAGCGGAACGGGACCGCCCGGGGGCAGCTGGACGTGCCCGGTGACCTGCCCGGCGGGCGGCGGCGTGGGCCCGGTGCCGCTCCAGCCGGGCCCCGGTGTCCGGCCGGGGGCGGGAGGCTGCTGGGGCCGGCCCTGGGCCTGCGGAGGCGGGGCCTGGCCGGGAGCAGGGGGCGGCGGAGGCGGGGCCTGGCCGGGCGGCGGGGATATCGGGGGCGGGCCGGGGTGGCCGGCGTGCTGGGCCTGGTACGGCCGGCCGACGTGCCCGATGCCGGGTCCGTGGGGCGGCGGCAGCGGGGCCCCCACTGCGTGCTGCATCCGGTGCCACTCCGTCTCGTAACTGCAACTGACGCTGATGGGACGGCCACCGTACCCTCCCGGGCCGTCTCGGGGTGAACGGTCCGGGAGGGCGCGACGTGCCCGTCGGCCGCGCGGAGGCCGGCCGGGAATCGCGGAGGTGTCGCTCCGTCAGTCCGTCAGCTCGTCGGCCAGGGCGCGCAGGGCGAGCCGGTAGGAGCCGATGCCGAACCCGGCCACCGTGCCCGTGGCCACCGCGGCGACCACGGAGGTGTGCCGGAACTCCTCGCGGGTGTACGGGTTGGAGATGTGCACCTCGATCAGCGGGGCGGTGCGCTGGGCGGCCGCGTCCCGCATGCCGTACGAGTAGTGCGTGAAGGCACCCGGGTTGAGAACGACCGGAATTGATCCGTCCGCCGCCTCGTGGAGCCAGCGGATCAGCTCGCCCTCGTCGTTGGTCTCGCGCACCTCGACGTCGAAGCCGAGCTCCTTGCCGAGCCCGGTACAGGTCTCGACGAGTCCGGCGTAGGAGGTGGCCCCGTAGACGTCGGGCTCGCGCGAGCCGAGCCGGCCGAGGTTGGGGCCGTTGAGGACGAGGACCCTGCGGGTCACGCGGAGACCTCCCCGTAGGCGGCGAGCAGCACGGCCGGGTCGGGGCCCTCCAGGACGGTGGGCTTGCCGATGCCGTCCAGGACGATGAAGCGCAGCAGGTCGCCGCGGGACTTCTTGTCGACCTTCATGTTCTCCAGCAGCTTGGGCCACTGGTCGCCGCGGTAGGTGAGCGGCAGACCCACCGACTCCAGGATGGTGCGGTGCCGGTCGGCGGTGGCGTCGTCGAGGCGTCCGGCGAGCCGGCCCAGCTCGGCGGCGAAGACCATGCCGATGGAGACGGCAGCGCCGTGGCGCCACTTGTAGCGCTCGTTCTTCTCGATGGCGTGGGCCAGGGTGTGACCGTAGTTGAGGATCTCGCGGAGTCCGGACTCCTTGAGGTCGCTGGAGACGACCTCGGCCTTGACCCGGATGGACCGCTCGATCAGCTCGGCGGTGTGCGGACCGGCCGGGGTGCGCGCGCCCTCGGGGTCGGCCTCGACCAGGTCGAGGATGACCGGGTCGGCGATGAACCCGGCCTTGATGATCTCGGCCATGCCGGAGACGTAGTCGTTGA is a window from the Streptomyces sp. MMBL 11-1 genome containing:
- the aroQ gene encoding type II 3-dehydroquinate dehydratase produces the protein MTRRVLVLNGPNLGRLGSREPDVYGATSYAGLVETCTGLGKELGFDVEVRETNDEGELIRWLHEAADGSIPVVLNPGAFTHYSYGMRDAAAQRTAPLIEVHISNPYTREEFRHTSVVAAVATGTVAGFGIGSYRLALRALADELTD